The proteins below come from a single Streptomyces sp. M92 genomic window:
- a CDS encoding Clp protease N-terminal domain-containing protein encodes MTTNPSITSSVRLDELITAIKKVHAEPLEQLQDAVIAGEHLGEVADHLIGHFVDQARRSGASWTDIGKSMGVTRQAAQKRFVPKESADLDANQGFSRYTPRARNAVMAAHNAAKTAGNTEGLPEHLVLGLLTENESLSAKAIAAQGVAPDAVREAATAALPPAAAEVPELVPYGPAAKKVLELTFREALRLGHNYIGTEHILLALLEHENGEGVLSGLGLGKEATERYVTEALAQFIEVARESEGTEADRQEG; translated from the coding sequence ATGACGACGAACCCGAGCATCACGTCATCCGTACGCCTCGACGAACTCATCACGGCGATCAAGAAGGTGCACGCGGAGCCCCTCGAACAGCTCCAGGACGCCGTCATCGCCGGCGAACACCTCGGTGAGGTGGCCGACCACCTCATCGGCCACTTCGTGGACCAGGCCCGGCGTTCGGGCGCGTCCTGGACGGACATCGGCAAGAGCATGGGCGTCACCCGGCAGGCCGCGCAGAAGCGGTTCGTGCCCAAGGAGTCCGCCGACCTCGACGCGAACCAGGGCTTCAGCCGCTACACGCCCCGTGCCCGCAACGCCGTGATGGCCGCCCACAACGCGGCCAAGACCGCCGGCAACACCGAGGGCCTGCCCGAGCACCTGGTCCTCGGCCTGCTCACGGAGAACGAGAGCCTCTCCGCCAAGGCGATCGCCGCACAGGGCGTGGCGCCGGACGCGGTGCGGGAGGCGGCGACCGCGGCGCTCCCGCCCGCCGCGGCGGAGGTCCCGGAGCTGGTGCCCTACGGCCCCGCCGCCAAGAAGGTCCTCGAGCTCACCTTCCGCGAGGCCCTGCGCCTCGGCCACAACTACATCGGCACCGAGCACATCCTGCTCGCCCTGCTGGAGCACGAGAACGGCGAGGGCGTGCTCAGCGGGCTCGGGCTCGGCAAGGAGGCCACCGAGCGGTACGTCACCGAGGCGCTGGCCCAGTTCATCGAGGTGGCCCGGGAGTCGGAGGGGACGGAGGCCGACCGCCAGGAGGGCTGA
- a CDS encoding DUF2786 domain-containing protein, producing the protein MSTPRTVDRAFETALYDTGDAALDGAASLLAADPAADAELARRGEEFVATAWRRGWQPADLVRIVRRELDDTHVRLVAALIRAQAPHDRPRGPRWTAQLDAVPDQAPPRTDRFSHATAVLELYRLLLRLPVLEPLEAPRAPGAPRGEARPESRALARIRALLAKAEATGYPEEAEALSAKAQELMARHSVDEALLAAGAPAPDAPGACRIGVEPPYEQAKAVLLDAVADANHCRAVWNEALGFSTVVGFEGDLESVELLYTSLLVQAEAAMAKAEAAQRAGGRKRTKTFRQSFLAAYAHRAGTRLRAAAEAATAEGGAAAGVDLLPVLASREVAVTDRLERLFPETTTTRLRGVSDAAGWTEGTRAADDARVERRRPLR; encoded by the coding sequence GTGAGTACGCCCCGCACCGTCGACCGTGCCTTCGAGACCGCCCTGTACGACACCGGCGACGCCGCTCTCGACGGCGCCGCCTCACTGCTGGCCGCCGACCCGGCGGCGGACGCGGAACTGGCCCGGCGGGGCGAGGAGTTCGTGGCGACCGCCTGGCGGCGCGGCTGGCAGCCCGCCGACCTCGTACGGATCGTGCGGCGCGAGCTGGACGACACGCACGTGCGGCTGGTGGCGGCGCTGATCCGTGCCCAGGCGCCGCACGACCGCCCGCGCGGGCCCCGCTGGACCGCCCAGCTCGACGCCGTACCGGACCAGGCGCCGCCCCGCACCGACCGCTTCTCGCACGCCACCGCCGTACTGGAGCTGTACCGCCTGCTGCTGCGGCTGCCCGTGCTGGAACCGCTGGAGGCGCCGCGGGCGCCGGGCGCGCCGCGCGGCGAGGCCCGGCCGGAGTCCCGCGCCCTCGCGCGTATCCGCGCACTGCTCGCCAAGGCGGAGGCGACCGGGTACCCGGAGGAGGCGGAGGCGCTGAGCGCCAAGGCGCAGGAGCTGATGGCCCGGCACAGCGTCGACGAGGCGCTGCTGGCGGCCGGCGCCCCCGCGCCCGACGCGCCGGGAGCCTGCCGGATCGGGGTGGAGCCGCCGTACGAACAGGCCAAGGCGGTGCTGCTGGACGCGGTGGCCGACGCGAACCACTGCCGCGCGGTGTGGAACGAGGCCCTCGGTTTCTCCACGGTCGTCGGCTTCGAGGGTGACCTGGAGTCGGTCGAACTCCTCTACACCTCGCTGCTGGTGCAGGCCGAGGCCGCGATGGCGAAGGCGGAGGCCGCGCAGCGTGCCGGCGGGCGCAAGCGGACCAAGACCTTCCGGCAGTCGTTCCTCGCCGCGTACGCACACCGCGCGGGCACCCGGCTCCGGGCGGCGGCCGAAGCGGCCACCGCCGAGGGCGGTGCGGCGGCGGGCGTGGACCTCCTGCCGGTCCTGGCCTCCCGCGAGGTCGCGGTCACCGACCGGCTGGAGCGCCTGTTCCCGGAGACGACCACGACCCGCCTGCGCGGTGTCTCCGACGCGGCGGGCTGGACGGAGGGCACCCGCGCCGCCGACGACGCGCGGGTCGAGCGCCGACGGCCGCTGCGGTAG
- the rpsN gene encoding 30S ribosomal protein S14 has protein sequence MAKKSKIAKNEQRQRTVARYAARRAELKEIVRRPSSTEAERLAAQRELRRQPRDASATRVRNRDQVDGRPRGYLRTFGLSRVNLREQAHAGHLPGVRKASW, from the coding sequence ATGGCGAAGAAGAGCAAGATCGCGAAGAACGAGCAGCGGCAGCGGACCGTCGCGCGGTACGCCGCGCGCCGGGCCGAACTGAAGGAGATCGTCCGCCGGCCGTCCTCCACGGAGGCCGAACGGCTCGCCGCCCAGCGGGAACTGCGCCGGCAGCCCCGCGACGCGAGCGCCACGCGGGTGCGCAACCGCGACCAGGTCGACGGGCGCCCGCGCGGTTATCTGCGCACCTTCGGACTGTCCAGGGTGAACCTGCGTGAGCAGGCACACGCCGGGCATCTTCCCGGGGTGCGCAAGGCCTCCTGGTAG
- the rpmB gene encoding 50S ribosomal protein L28: MSAHCMLTGARPGFGNRISHSHRRTSRRFDPNVQTRRYWLPSENRHVRLKLSAKGIKTVDAIGVEAAVARIRARGVRI, encoded by the coding sequence GTGTCCGCCCACTGCATGCTCACCGGGGCCCGGCCCGGCTTCGGCAACCGGATCTCGCACTCCCACCGGCGGACCTCCCGCCGCTTCGACCCCAACGTCCAGACCAGGCGCTACTGGCTGCCGAGCGAGAACCGGCACGTCCGGCTGAAGCTGAGCGCGAAGGGGATCAAGACCGTCGACGCGATCGGCGTCGAGGCGGCGGTGGCGCGCATCCGTGCCCGGGGAGTGAGGATCTGA
- the rpmG gene encoding 50S ribosomal protein L33 — protein sequence MARNELRPVIKLRSTAGTGFTYVTRKNRRNDPDRLVLRKYDPVAGRHVDFREER from the coding sequence ATGGCACGCAACGAACTCCGCCCGGTCATCAAACTCCGGTCCACCGCCGGGACCGGCTTCACCTACGTCACCCGCAAGAACCGGCGCAACGACCCCGACCGCCTGGTCCTGCGCAAGTACGACCCGGTGGCCGGCCGCCACGTCGACTTCCGAGAGGAGCGCTGA
- a CDS encoding type B 50S ribosomal protein L31 has protein sequence MRKGIHPEYRPVVFRDRAADYAFLTRSTMTSERTIEWEDGHTYPVVDVEISDVSHPFYTGTARVLDTAGRVERFERRYGKRGGA, from the coding sequence GTGCGCAAGGGAATCCACCCCGAGTACCGCCCGGTCGTCTTCCGCGACCGCGCCGCCGACTACGCCTTCCTCACCCGCTCGACCATGACGAGCGAGCGCACCATCGAGTGGGAGGACGGCCACACGTATCCGGTCGTCGACGTCGAGATCTCGGACGTCAGCCACCCCTTCTACACCGGCACCGCCCGCGTCCTGGACACCGCCGGCCGCGTCGAGCGCTTCGAGCGCCGGTACGGGAAGCGGGGCGGGGCGTGA
- a CDS encoding CobW family GTP-binding protein: MSGPERPALPVVIVGGLHADARKAAVARLLADVPGSVVLHHDLATATAGTVVRTVRDATGIRSAGEAPLVNDCACCALREDLVPELARLAHAGGTPLAVVELWDSVEPKAMAEVVTAGGFTVTGVITAVDPALVLPYLGNGDDLAEGGLAAAATDQRTVADTFARQLEYAPVLALADSPQADDEDRELLAQLHPTARRVPIGQGDPAGGHGDRNGPCAPLARAARAGFDVEAAAAAQHPACALLPAEADAHGVSTLVWHRRRPFHPERLYAALEDLTCAAARSRGRFWLADKADTLLHWDAAGGALCVESAGPWLASLPDAAWEMVPPVRRAAAALDWHPEHGDRCQHLVFTSPGLDRDGLERLLESCLLTDAEYAAGQAAWERLPSAFDTLLEV, translated from the coding sequence GTGAGCGGGCCGGAGCGCCCGGCCCTGCCCGTGGTGATCGTCGGCGGACTGCACGCCGACGCCCGCAAGGCGGCCGTGGCCCGGCTCCTGGCCGACGTGCCCGGCAGCGTCGTACTCCACCACGACCTCGCCACGGCTACCGCGGGCACGGTCGTACGGACCGTGCGGGACGCCACCGGCATCCGCTCCGCCGGTGAGGCGCCGCTCGTCAACGACTGCGCCTGCTGCGCCCTGCGCGAGGACCTCGTCCCCGAGCTGGCACGGCTCGCGCACGCCGGAGGCACCCCGCTGGCGGTCGTCGAGCTGTGGGACTCCGTGGAGCCCAAGGCGATGGCCGAGGTGGTGACGGCCGGCGGCTTCACCGTCACCGGCGTGATCACCGCCGTCGACCCGGCACTCGTGCTGCCGTACCTCGGCAACGGCGACGACCTCGCCGAGGGCGGTCTCGCCGCCGCGGCCACCGACCAGCGCACCGTCGCCGACACCTTCGCGCGCCAGCTGGAGTACGCCCCCGTCCTCGCCCTCGCCGACTCCCCTCAGGCCGACGACGAGGACCGCGAGCTGCTGGCCCAGCTCCACCCGACGGCCCGCCGGGTCCCGATCGGGCAGGGTGACCCGGCCGGCGGCCACGGAGACCGGAACGGCCCCTGCGCCCCGCTGGCCCGTGCCGCGCGGGCCGGGTTCGACGTCGAGGCCGCGGCCGCCGCCCAGCACCCGGCCTGCGCCCTGCTGCCCGCCGAGGCCGACGCGCACGGTGTCTCCACCCTGGTGTGGCACCGCCGCCGGCCCTTCCACCCGGAGCGGCTCTACGCGGCGCTGGAGGACCTGACCTGTGCCGCGGCCCGCAGCCGGGGCCGGTTCTGGCTCGCCGACAAGGCGGACACGCTGCTGCACTGGGACGCCGCGGGCGGGGCGTTGTGCGTGGAGAGCGCGGGGCCCTGGCTCGCCTCGCTGCCCGACGCCGCGTGGGAGATGGTCCCGCCCGTGCGCCGCGCCGCCGCCGCGCTGGACTGGCACCCGGAGCACGGCGACCGCTGCCAGCACCTGGTCTTCACGTCCCCCGGCCTCGACCGCGACGGCCTCGAACGGCTCCTGGAGTCGTGCCTGCTGACCGACGCCGAGTACGCCGCCGGGCAGGCCGCCTGGGAGCGCCTGCCGTCCGCCTTCGACACCCTCCTGGAGGTCTGA
- the rpsR gene encoding 30S ribosomal protein S18: MPRKSDRKPAKQRPNPLDQAGVTYIDYKDTDLLRKFISDRGKIRSRRVTRVTSQQQRQLARAIKNAREMALLPYSVR, encoded by the coding sequence ATGCCCCGCAAGAGCGACCGCAAGCCCGCCAAGCAGCGGCCCAATCCGCTGGACCAGGCGGGAGTGACGTACATCGACTACAAGGACACCGATCTGCTGCGGAAGTTCATCTCCGACCGCGGCAAGATCCGCAGCCGCCGCGTCACCCGGGTGACGTCCCAGCAGCAGCGGCAGCTGGCCAGGGCGATCAAGAACGCGCGGGAGATGGCGCTGCTGCCGTACTCCGTGCGCTGA
- a CDS encoding DUF397 domain-containing protein, producing the protein MDHDGYDVYAADDASGVYNGMAAAQLHDVAWQKSRHSNSQGSCVEFARLPDGAVAVRNSRFPDGPALVYTRAEIEAMLLGVKDGEFDHLVTS; encoded by the coding sequence GTGGACCACGACGGGTACGACGTGTACGCCGCTGACGACGCGTCCGGCGTGTACAACGGCATGGCCGCCGCGCAGTTGCACGACGTGGCCTGGCAGAAGAGCCGGCACAGCAACTCGCAGGGGTCGTGCGTGGAGTTCGCGCGGCTGCCCGACGGCGCGGTGGCGGTGCGCAACTCCCGCTTCCCCGACGGGCCGGCGCTCGTCTACACGCGCGCAGAGATCGAGGCCATGCTGCTGGGCGTCAAGGACGGCGAGTTCGACCACCTGGTCACGAGCTGA
- a CDS encoding ATP-binding protein: MLEPLRQGLPPLDPAAVSNAASCALPPRFEAVREARGFTRRTLDGWGMGDRFDDVCLVVSELVTNALRHALPADTPRTAEQNGPVRLHLMRWPERLVCAVRDPSHDSPVARETDDFSAESGRGLFLVDSFSDGWGWHPLAGTLDGKVVWALFRLPQPGV; encoded by the coding sequence ATGCTCGAGCCGTTACGGCAGGGCCTTCCACCACTCGACCCCGCGGCCGTCTCCAACGCCGCCTCCTGTGCCCTGCCACCGAGATTCGAAGCGGTGCGCGAGGCCCGGGGGTTCACCCGCAGGACGCTCGACGGCTGGGGCATGGGCGACCGTTTCGACGACGTCTGCCTCGTGGTCTCCGAACTCGTCACCAACGCCCTGCGCCACGCGCTGCCCGCCGACACACCGCGCACCGCCGAGCAGAACGGTCCCGTCCGGCTGCATCTGATGCGCTGGCCCGAGCGGCTGGTGTGCGCGGTGCGCGACCCCAGTCACGACAGCCCGGTGGCCCGCGAGACGGACGACTTCTCGGCGGAGTCGGGCCGGGGACTGTTCCTGGTCGACTCCTTCAGCGACGGCTGGGGCTGGCACCCGCTCGCCGGGACGCTCGACGGGAAGGTGGTCTGGGCGCTGTTCCGGCTCCCGCAGCCCGGCGTGTGA
- a CDS encoding helix-turn-helix domain-containing protein, translated as MLLGSQLRRLRETRGITREAAGYSIRASESKISRMELGRVSFKTRDVEDLLTLYGITDEQERDSLLSLAKEANVAGWWHSYSDVLPSWFPTYVGLEGAASLIRVYEVQFVHGLLQTEEYARAVVRRGMKGAGEEDVERRVTLRLERQKHLVAENAPEFHIVLDEAALRRPYGDRAVMRGQLQHLIEMSERPNIRLQVMPFGFGGHSGESGAFTILSFPESDLSDVVYLEQLTSALYLDKGEDVTQYETALKELQQDSPGPDESRDLLRGLLQLS; from the coding sequence ATGCTGCTCGGATCACAACTCAGGCGACTGCGTGAGACGCGGGGGATCACGCGGGAGGCGGCGGGCTACTCGATCCGCGCCTCCGAATCGAAGATCAGCCGGATGGAGCTGGGCCGGGTGAGCTTCAAGACGAGGGACGTCGAGGACCTGCTGACGCTGTACGGCATCACGGACGAGCAGGAGCGCGACTCCCTGCTCTCCCTCGCCAAGGAGGCCAATGTCGCGGGCTGGTGGCACAGTTACTCCGACGTGCTGCCCAGCTGGTTCCCCACCTACGTGGGCCTGGAGGGCGCCGCCTCGCTGATCCGGGTCTACGAGGTGCAGTTCGTGCACGGCCTGCTCCAGACCGAGGAGTACGCCCGCGCGGTCGTCCGGCGCGGCATGAAGGGCGCCGGCGAGGAGGACGTCGAGCGGCGGGTGACGCTGCGCCTGGAGCGGCAGAAGCACCTCGTCGCCGAGAACGCGCCCGAGTTCCACATCGTCCTGGACGAGGCCGCGCTGCGCCGCCCGTACGGCGACCGCGCGGTGATGCGCGGCCAGCTCCAGCACCTCATCGAGATGTCGGAGCGGCCCAACATCCGGCTCCAGGTCATGCCGTTCGGCTTCGGCGGGCACTCCGGTGAGAGTGGCGCGTTCACGATCCTCAGCTTCCCCGAGTCCGACCTCTCGGACGTCGTGTACCTGGAGCAGCTGACCAGCGCCCTGTACCTCGACAAGGGCGAGGACGTCACCCAGTACGAGACCGCGCTGAAGGAACTCCAGCAGGACAGCCCGGGGCCGGACGAGAGCCGGGACCTTCTCCGAGGGCTTCTCCAACTCTCCTGA
- a CDS encoding aldehyde dehydrogenase family protein: MSSYFTDLAQQYIDGEWRPGTGSWDIIDFNPYDNEKLASVTIATVDEVDAAYRAAERAQKQWAATNPYARRAVFEKVLRLVEEREGEISDAIVAELGGTRLKAAFELHLAKEFLREAVHLSLAPEGRIIPSPVDGKENRVYRVPVGVVGVISPFNFPFLLSLKSVAPALALGNGVVLKPHQNTPVVGGTLVAKLFEDAGLPGGLLNVVVTDIAEIGDAFLEHPVPKVISFTGSDKVGRHVATVCAANFKRSVLELGGNSALVVLDDADVDYAVDAAVFSRFVHQGQVCMAANRVLVDRAVADEFTEKFVAKVAGLKAGDPRDPSTVIGPVINSSQADALTAVVEQALAEGATALVRGTVTDNLVEPSVLTGLPAGSALLRQEVFGPVAFLVPFDGEEEAVRLVNDTPYGLSGAVHTGNVERGVNFAKRIDTGMFHVNDGTVHDEPIVPFGGEKHSGIGRLNGDTMLDAFTTQKWISVQHGRSGFPF, encoded by the coding sequence ATGTCGTCGTACTTCACCGACCTCGCCCAGCAGTACATCGACGGCGAGTGGCGCCCGGGCACCGGCTCCTGGGACATCATCGACTTCAACCCGTACGACAACGAGAAGCTGGCCTCGGTCACGATAGCCACCGTCGACGAGGTCGACGCCGCCTACCGGGCCGCCGAGCGCGCGCAGAAGCAGTGGGCGGCGACCAACCCGTACGCCCGCCGCGCGGTGTTCGAGAAGGTGCTGCGCCTGGTCGAGGAGCGCGAGGGCGAGATCAGCGACGCGATCGTCGCCGAGCTCGGCGGCACCCGCCTGAAGGCCGCCTTCGAGCTGCACCTGGCCAAGGAGTTCCTGCGCGAGGCGGTGCACCTGTCGCTGGCGCCCGAGGGACGGATCATCCCGTCGCCGGTCGACGGCAAGGAGAACCGTGTCTACCGGGTGCCGGTCGGTGTCGTGGGCGTCATCAGCCCCTTCAACTTCCCCTTCCTGCTCTCCCTCAAGTCGGTCGCCCCCGCCCTCGCCCTCGGCAACGGCGTCGTCCTCAAGCCGCACCAGAACACGCCGGTCGTGGGCGGCACCCTGGTCGCGAAGCTCTTCGAGGACGCCGGCCTGCCGGGCGGCCTGCTGAACGTGGTCGTCACCGACATCGCGGAGATCGGCGACGCCTTCCTGGAGCACCCCGTCCCCAAGGTGATCTCCTTCACCGGCTCGGACAAGGTCGGCCGCCACGTGGCCACCGTCTGCGCCGCGAACTTCAAGCGCTCGGTGCTCGAACTGGGCGGCAACAGCGCGCTGGTGGTCCTCGACGACGCGGACGTCGACTACGCGGTCGACGCGGCCGTCTTCAGCCGGTTCGTCCACCAGGGCCAGGTCTGCATGGCCGCCAACCGCGTCCTGGTCGACCGCGCGGTCGCCGACGAGTTCACCGAGAAGTTCGTCGCCAAGGTCGCCGGTCTCAAGGCGGGCGACCCCCGCGACCCGTCGACGGTCATCGGGCCGGTGATCAACTCCTCGCAGGCGGACGCCCTGACGGCCGTCGTCGAGCAGGCGCTGGCCGAGGGCGCCACCGCCCTGGTGCGCGGCACGGTCACGGACAACCTGGTCGAGCCGTCGGTCCTGACCGGCCTGCCCGCCGGCTCCGCCCTGCTGCGGCAGGAGGTCTTCGGGCCGGTCGCCTTCCTCGTCCCCTTCGACGGCGAGGAGGAGGCCGTACGCCTGGTCAACGACACCCCTTACGGCCTGAGCGGCGCCGTGCACACGGGGAACGTCGAGCGCGGCGTCAACTTCGCCAAGCGGATCGACACCGGCATGTTCCACGTGAACGACGGCACCGTGCACGACGAGCCGATCGTGCCGTTCGGCGGCGAGAAGCACTCCGGCATCGGCCGCCTCAACGGCGACACCATGCTGGACGCCTTCACCACTCAGAAGTGGATCTCGGTGCAGCACGGGCGCAGCGGGTTCCCGTTCTAG
- a CDS encoding PadR family transcriptional regulator has protein sequence MSVIRLLVLGAVRQHGRAHGYQVRNDLEYWGAHEWSNAKPGSIYHALKQMAKQGLLHAHEIAPSTAGGPPRTEYEITEQGTEEYFTLLRESLTAYDQKPDVLSAGLGLMVDLGREEVLGLLEERIRAIQKWRRSVTEYYTPEDGPAQLGHIGEIMNFWVHSADTGAEWTRALIERIRGGAYTFAGEGEPFVGVLGEGEENPYGAGEPHPGDRG, from the coding sequence ATGTCAGTGATCCGTCTCCTGGTGCTCGGCGCGGTCCGCCAGCACGGTCGGGCCCACGGCTACCAGGTGCGCAACGACCTGGAGTACTGGGGCGCGCACGAGTGGTCCAACGCCAAGCCCGGCTCGATCTACCACGCGCTGAAGCAGATGGCCAAGCAGGGCCTGCTGCACGCGCACGAGATCGCCCCGTCGACCGCCGGCGGCCCGCCGCGCACCGAGTACGAGATCACCGAGCAGGGCACGGAGGAGTACTTCACCCTGCTCAGGGAGTCCCTCACCGCCTACGACCAGAAGCCCGACGTGCTCTCCGCCGGGCTCGGTCTCATGGTCGACCTCGGGCGCGAGGAGGTGCTCGGCCTCCTCGAGGAGCGGATCCGCGCCATCCAGAAGTGGCGCCGGTCCGTCACCGAGTACTACACGCCCGAGGACGGCCCCGCACAGCTGGGCCACATCGGCGAGATCATGAACTTCTGGGTGCACTCCGCCGACACCGGCGCCGAGTGGACCCGCGCGCTGATCGAGCGCATCCGGGGCGGTGCGTACACCTTCGCCGGAGAGGGCGAGCCGTTCGTCGGGGTCCTGGGCGAGGGCGAGGAGAACCCGTACGGGGCGGGGGAGCCGCACCCCGGAGACCGGGGTTGA
- a CDS encoding ATP-binding cassette domain-containing protein, producing MTDAAITVEGARKKYGVKHALDGLDLTVARGTVHGILGPNGAGKTTLVRILSTLLRPDAGRVEVAGHDVVTRAYAVRLRIGLLGQHAALDEELGGRQNLELFGRLHHLGARRARARADELLARFDLTETGRKPVSAYSGGMRRRLDLAASLITDPEVLFLDEPTTGLDPRGRAEVWDSVRSLVGGGTTVLLTTQYLEEADQLADRISVVDAGRVVADGTADELKAVVGGDRVDIVLRDAGQLGAALALLPLTDARVDADRRLISAPVTDRMTALAGVVRALQEAGLEAEDVALRRPTLDEVFLHLTDRPDRIKEAA from the coding sequence GTGACCGACGCGGCGATCACCGTCGAAGGGGCACGCAAGAAGTACGGCGTCAAGCACGCGCTGGACGGTCTCGACCTCACGGTCGCGCGGGGCACGGTGCACGGGATCCTGGGCCCGAACGGCGCGGGCAAGACCACCCTGGTCCGCATCCTGTCCACCCTGCTCCGCCCGGACGCGGGACGCGTCGAGGTGGCCGGCCACGACGTCGTCACCCGGGCGTACGCCGTGCGCCTGCGCATCGGCCTGCTGGGTCAGCACGCCGCGCTCGACGAGGAGCTCGGCGGCCGGCAGAACCTGGAGCTGTTCGGCCGCCTGCACCACCTGGGCGCCCGCCGGGCACGCGCGCGTGCCGACGAACTCCTGGCCCGTTTCGACCTCACCGAGACCGGACGCAAACCGGTCAGCGCCTACAGCGGCGGCATGCGGCGCCGCCTGGATCTGGCCGCGTCCCTCATCACCGACCCGGAGGTGCTCTTCCTGGACGAACCGACCACCGGCCTCGACCCGCGCGGCCGGGCGGAGGTGTGGGACTCCGTCCGCTCCCTGGTCGGCGGCGGTACGACGGTCCTGCTCACCACCCAGTACCTGGAGGAGGCCGACCAGCTCGCCGACCGGATCTCGGTCGTCGACGCCGGCCGGGTCGTCGCCGACGGCACGGCCGACGAACTCAAGGCCGTCGTCGGCGGCGACCGCGTCGACATCGTCCTGCGCGACGCCGGGCAGCTCGGCGCCGCCCTCGCCCTGCTGCCGCTCACCGACGCCCGCGTGGACGCCGACCGCCGACTGATCAGCGCACCCGTCACCGACCGGATGACGGCCCTCGCAGGCGTCGTACGGGCGCTGCAGGAGGCCGGTCTGGAGGCCGAGGACGTGGCCCTGCGCCGCCCGACCCTGGACGAGGTCTTCCTGCACCTCACCGACCGTCCCGACCGCATCAAGGAGGCCGCGTGA
- a CDS encoding ABC transporter permease codes for MTTFALTDSWTMTRRELARWARQPVPVVVNLVFPVMLLLMFGYLVGGGRGVSGEYVDYLVPGMLALTMAFGLEGTMIAVTRDLDKGVVDRFRSLPMTNGAVLVGRSAADMLQSVAGLAVLLAVGYALGWRAHGSAGAFLGAVGLLLLFRFAMLWVGIHLALVAGKPEMVQAVQILVWPVGFLSNAFATPDAMPGWLGTFVQWNPMSQTATAVRDLFGSPGGESGHVWAAVVWPLAILAVFFPLAVRRFARLSR; via the coding sequence GTGACCACCTTCGCCCTGACCGACTCCTGGACCATGACCCGCCGGGAGCTGGCCCGCTGGGCGCGGCAGCCGGTCCCGGTCGTCGTCAACCTGGTCTTCCCGGTCATGCTGCTGCTGATGTTCGGCTACCTGGTCGGCGGCGGCCGCGGCGTGAGCGGCGAGTACGTCGACTACCTCGTCCCCGGGATGCTCGCGCTCACCATGGCCTTCGGCCTGGAGGGCACGATGATCGCCGTCACCCGGGACCTCGACAAGGGCGTCGTCGACCGGTTCCGCTCCCTGCCCATGACCAACGGCGCGGTGCTGGTGGGCCGCTCGGCCGCCGACATGCTCCAGTCGGTGGCCGGCCTCGCGGTGCTGCTCGCCGTCGGGTACGCGCTCGGCTGGCGGGCGCACGGCAGCGCAGGCGCCTTCCTGGGCGCGGTGGGCCTGCTGCTGCTCTTCCGGTTCGCGATGCTCTGGGTCGGCATCCACCTGGCCCTCGTCGCGGGGAAGCCGGAGATGGTGCAGGCGGTGCAGATCCTGGTCTGGCCGGTCGGCTTCCTCTCCAACGCCTTCGCCACCCCGGACGCCATGCCGGGCTGGCTGGGCACGTTCGTCCAGTGGAACCCGATGTCCCAGACCGCGACCGCCGTACGCGACCTGTTCGGCAGCCCCGGCGGCGAGAGCGGCCACGTGTGGGCGGCGGTCGTGTGGCCGCTGGCCATCCTGGCGGTGTTCTTCCCGCTGGCGGTACGCCGCTTCGCCCGTCTGAGCCGGTAG